In one Chionomys nivalis chromosome 13, mChiNiv1.1, whole genome shotgun sequence genomic region, the following are encoded:
- the LOC130885843 gene encoding cathepsin Q-like isoform X1 translates to MTPAVFLFVLCLGVGSRVLALDPSLDAEWEEWKILYEKSYSLEEEALRRTVWEKNMKMIKHHNGENGLGKNGYTMKMNAFGDMTDAEFRKMMVDFPMQSHERGKGIWKRSLSDVPKFVDWRKEGYVTPVRYQGNCSSCWAFAATGAIEGQVYKKTGKLIPLSVQNLVDCSKPHGNHGCDWGNTYFAFLSVWINGGLEAEATYPYEGKEGPCRYNPQNASAKIISFAELLEFEDILMDIVATEGPVAAAIDALHDSFKFYSEGIYYEPNCSRYNLSHAVLVVGYGFDGNETDGNNYWTIKNSWGESWGMNGYMKIAKDRNNHCGIASFAQIPQV, encoded by the exons ATGACTCCTGCTGTCTTCCTGTTCGTCCTGTGCTTAGGAGTTGGGTCACGTGTTTTAGCACTTGATCCCAGTTTGGATGCTGAATGGGAAGAGTGGAAGATACTCTATGAAAAATCATACAGCCTG GAGGAAGAAGCACTGAGGAGAACAGTATGGGAAAAGAACATGAAAATGATTAAACATCACAATGGGGAGAATGGCCTGGGGAAGAATGGCTACACCATGAAAATGAACGCCTTTGGTGACATG ACCGATGCAGAATTCAGGAAAATGATGGTTGATTTCCCAATGCAAAGTCACGAGAGGGGGAAAGGCATCTGGAAACGATCTCTTAGTGATGTACCCAAATTTGTGGATTGGCGAAAAGAaggatatgtgacccctgtgcgGTACCAG GGTAACTGCAGTTCTTGTTGGGCTTTTGCTGCAACTGGTGCCATAGAAGGACAAGTGTACAAAAAGACAGGCAAACTCATTCCTCTGAGTGTGCAGAACCTAGTGGACTGTTCTAAACCTCATGGTAATCATGGCTGTGATTGGGGTAACACATACTTTGCCTTTTTGTCTGTTTGGATCAATGGAGGATTGGAGGCTGAGGCGACCTACCCATATGAAGGAAAA GAAGGACCCTGCAGGTACAATCCTCAGAATGCATCTGCTAAAATCATATCATTTGCGGAACTCCTAGAATTTGAGGATATCCTAATGGATATTGTAGCAACTGAAGGGCCCGTTGCTGCTGCAATTGATGCGCTCCATGATTCTTTTAAGTTCTACAGTGAAG GCATTTATTATGAACCAAATTGCAGCCGTTATAATTTGAGCCATGCAGTTCTGGTGGTTGGCTATGGATTTGATGGAAATGAAACAGATGGCAATAACTACTGGACAATTAAGAACAG CTGGGGAGAAAGCTGGGGCATGAACGGCTACATGAAAATTGCCAAGGACAGAAACAACCACTGTGGAATTGCTTCATTTGCCCAAATCCCTCAAGTGTGA
- the LOC130885843 gene encoding cathepsin Q-like isoform X2, with the protein MTPAVFLFVLCLGVGSRVLALDPSLDAEWEEWKILYEKSYSLEEALRRTVWEKNMKMIKHHNGENGLGKNGYTMKMNAFGDMTDAEFRKMMVDFPMQSHERGKGIWKRSLSDVPKFVDWRKEGYVTPVRYQGNCSSCWAFAATGAIEGQVYKKTGKLIPLSVQNLVDCSKPHGNHGCDWGNTYFAFLSVWINGGLEAEATYPYEGKEGPCRYNPQNASAKIISFAELLEFEDILMDIVATEGPVAAAIDALHDSFKFYSEGIYYEPNCSRYNLSHAVLVVGYGFDGNETDGNNYWTIKNSWGESWGMNGYMKIAKDRNNHCGIASFAQIPQV; encoded by the exons ATGACTCCTGCTGTCTTCCTGTTCGTCCTGTGCTTAGGAGTTGGGTCACGTGTTTTAGCACTTGATCCCAGTTTGGATGCTGAATGGGAAGAGTGGAAGATACTCTATGAAAAATCATACAGCCTG GAAGAAGCACTGAGGAGAACAGTATGGGAAAAGAACATGAAAATGATTAAACATCACAATGGGGAGAATGGCCTGGGGAAGAATGGCTACACCATGAAAATGAACGCCTTTGGTGACATG ACCGATGCAGAATTCAGGAAAATGATGGTTGATTTCCCAATGCAAAGTCACGAGAGGGGGAAAGGCATCTGGAAACGATCTCTTAGTGATGTACCCAAATTTGTGGATTGGCGAAAAGAaggatatgtgacccctgtgcgGTACCAG GGTAACTGCAGTTCTTGTTGGGCTTTTGCTGCAACTGGTGCCATAGAAGGACAAGTGTACAAAAAGACAGGCAAACTCATTCCTCTGAGTGTGCAGAACCTAGTGGACTGTTCTAAACCTCATGGTAATCATGGCTGTGATTGGGGTAACACATACTTTGCCTTTTTGTCTGTTTGGATCAATGGAGGATTGGAGGCTGAGGCGACCTACCCATATGAAGGAAAA GAAGGACCCTGCAGGTACAATCCTCAGAATGCATCTGCTAAAATCATATCATTTGCGGAACTCCTAGAATTTGAGGATATCCTAATGGATATTGTAGCAACTGAAGGGCCCGTTGCTGCTGCAATTGATGCGCTCCATGATTCTTTTAAGTTCTACAGTGAAG GCATTTATTATGAACCAAATTGCAGCCGTTATAATTTGAGCCATGCAGTTCTGGTGGTTGGCTATGGATTTGATGGAAATGAAACAGATGGCAATAACTACTGGACAATTAAGAACAG CTGGGGAGAAAGCTGGGGCATGAACGGCTACATGAAAATTGCCAAGGACAGAAACAACCACTGTGGAATTGCTTCATTTGCCCAAATCCCTCAAGTGTGA
- the LOC130885842 gene encoding cathepsin Q-like isoform X1 — protein sequence MTPAVFLFVLCLGVGSRVLALDPSLDAEWEEWKILYEKSYSLEEEALRRTVWEKNVKMIKHHNGENGLGKNGYTMKMNAFGDMTDEEFRKMMVNFPMQTHKRGKGIWKRSLSGLPKFVDWRKEGYVTPVRYQGNCGSCWAFATAGAIEGQMYKKTGKLIPLSVQNLVDCSKPHGNNGCDWGNTYFAFRYVLHNGGVEAEETYPYKGKEGPCRYNPQNVAAKIREFVALPEYEDILMDAVATQGPIPASIDALHDSFKFYDEGIYHEPNCSRYNLSHAVLVVGYGFDGNETDGNNYWTIKNSWGQSWGMNGYMKIAKDRKNHCGIASFAQYPLV from the exons ATGACTCCTGCTGTCTTCCTGTTCGTCCTGTGCTTAGGAGTTGGGTCACGTGTTTTGGCACTTGATCCCAGTTTGGATGCTGAATGGGAAGAGTGGAAGATACTCTATGAAAAATCATACAGCCTG GAGGAAGAAGCACTGAGGAGAACAGTATGGGAAAAGAACGTGAAAATGATTAAACATCACAATGGGGAGAATGGCCTGGGGAAGAATGGCTATACCATGAAAATGAACGCCTTTGGTGACATG ACCGATGAAGAATTCAGGAAAATGATGGTTAATTTCCCAATGCAAACTCACAAGAGGGGGAAAGGCATCTGGAAACGATCTCTTAGTGGTTTACCCAAATTTGTGGATTGGCGAAAAGAaggatatgtgacccctgtgcgGTACCAG GGCAATTGCGGTTCTTGCTGGGCTTTTGCTACAGCTGGTGCCATAGAAGGACAAATGTACAAAAAGACAGGCAAACTCATTCCTCTGAGTGTGCAGAACCTAGTGGACTGTTCTAAGCCTCATGGCAATAATGGCTGTGATTGGGGTAACACATACTTTGCTTTTCGGTATGTTTTGCACAATGGAGGTGTGGAGGCTGAGGAGACCTACCCATATAAAGGAAAA GAAGGACCCTGCAGGTACAATCCTCAGAATGTAGCTGCTAAAATCAGAGAATTTGTGGCCCTCCCAGAATATGAGGATATTCTAATGGATGCTGTAGCAACTCAAGGGCCCATTCCTGCTTCAATTGATGCGCTCCATGATTCTTTTAAGTTCTACGATGAAG GCATTTATCACGAACCAAATTGCAGCCGTTATAATTTGAGCCATGCAGTTCTGGTGGTTGGCTATGGATTTGATGGAAATGAAACAGATGGTAATAACTACTGGACAATTAAGAACAG CTGGGGACAAAGCTGGGGCATGAACGGCTACATGAAAATTGCCAAGGACAGAAAGAACCACTGTGGAATTGCTTCATTTGCCCAGTACCCTCTTGTGTGA
- the LOC130885842 gene encoding cathepsin Q-like isoform X2 → MTPAVFLFVLCLGVGSRVLALDPSLDAEWEEWKILYEKSYSLEEALRRTVWEKNVKMIKHHNGENGLGKNGYTMKMNAFGDMTDEEFRKMMVNFPMQTHKRGKGIWKRSLSGLPKFVDWRKEGYVTPVRYQGNCGSCWAFATAGAIEGQMYKKTGKLIPLSVQNLVDCSKPHGNNGCDWGNTYFAFRYVLHNGGVEAEETYPYKGKEGPCRYNPQNVAAKIREFVALPEYEDILMDAVATQGPIPASIDALHDSFKFYDEGIYHEPNCSRYNLSHAVLVVGYGFDGNETDGNNYWTIKNSWGQSWGMNGYMKIAKDRKNHCGIASFAQYPLV, encoded by the exons ATGACTCCTGCTGTCTTCCTGTTCGTCCTGTGCTTAGGAGTTGGGTCACGTGTTTTGGCACTTGATCCCAGTTTGGATGCTGAATGGGAAGAGTGGAAGATACTCTATGAAAAATCATACAGCCTG GAAGAAGCACTGAGGAGAACAGTATGGGAAAAGAACGTGAAAATGATTAAACATCACAATGGGGAGAATGGCCTGGGGAAGAATGGCTATACCATGAAAATGAACGCCTTTGGTGACATG ACCGATGAAGAATTCAGGAAAATGATGGTTAATTTCCCAATGCAAACTCACAAGAGGGGGAAAGGCATCTGGAAACGATCTCTTAGTGGTTTACCCAAATTTGTGGATTGGCGAAAAGAaggatatgtgacccctgtgcgGTACCAG GGCAATTGCGGTTCTTGCTGGGCTTTTGCTACAGCTGGTGCCATAGAAGGACAAATGTACAAAAAGACAGGCAAACTCATTCCTCTGAGTGTGCAGAACCTAGTGGACTGTTCTAAGCCTCATGGCAATAATGGCTGTGATTGGGGTAACACATACTTTGCTTTTCGGTATGTTTTGCACAATGGAGGTGTGGAGGCTGAGGAGACCTACCCATATAAAGGAAAA GAAGGACCCTGCAGGTACAATCCTCAGAATGTAGCTGCTAAAATCAGAGAATTTGTGGCCCTCCCAGAATATGAGGATATTCTAATGGATGCTGTAGCAACTCAAGGGCCCATTCCTGCTTCAATTGATGCGCTCCATGATTCTTTTAAGTTCTACGATGAAG GCATTTATCACGAACCAAATTGCAGCCGTTATAATTTGAGCCATGCAGTTCTGGTGGTTGGCTATGGATTTGATGGAAATGAAACAGATGGTAATAACTACTGGACAATTAAGAACAG CTGGGGACAAAGCTGGGGCATGAACGGCTACATGAAAATTGCCAAGGACAGAAAGAACCACTGTGGAATTGCTTCATTTGCCCAGTACCCTCTTGTGTGA